From a single Streptomyces sp. NBC_00377 genomic region:
- a CDS encoding DUF4287 domain-containing protein, whose amino-acid sequence MSHVLSEETHRNILARIPHCTGREVSDWLRTVDEGPALRFEEKVSWLRAEHNLAYGHAKAIIHEYDLRRAARKLL is encoded by the coding sequence ATGTCCCATGTCCTCTCCGAGGAGACCCACCGCAACATACTGGCCCGTATCCCCCATTGCACCGGTCGTGAGGTCTCCGACTGGCTGCGCACCGTCGACGAAGGCCCCGCTCTCCGCTTCGAGGAGAAGGTCAGCTGGCTGCGCGCCGAGCACAATCTCGCGTACGGCCACGCCAAGGCGATCATCCACGAGTACGACCTGAGGAGGGCCGCGCGCAAACTCCTCTAG
- a CDS encoding acetyl-CoA C-acetyltransferase produces the protein MPEAVIVSTARSPIGRAFKGSLKDLRPDDLTATIIQAALAKVPELDPRDIDDLMLGCGLPGGEQGNNLGRIVAVQMGMDHLPGCTVTRYCSSSLQTSRMALHAIKAGEGDVFISAGVELVSRFTKGNSDSLPDTHNPFFAEAEARTAAVAAQEGTTWHDPREDGLVPDAYIAMGQTAENLARLKGVTRQDMDEFGVRSQNLAEEAIKNGFWEREITPVTLPDGTVVSKDDGPRAGVTLEGVQGLKPVFRPDGMVTAANCCPLNDGAAALVVMSDTKARELGLTPLARIVSTGVSGLSPEIMGLGPVEASKQALGRAGLTVGDIDLVEINEAFAAQVIPSYRDLGIDLDKVNVNGGAIAVGHPFGMTGARITGTLINSLQFHDKQFGLETMCVGGGQGMAMVIERLS, from the coding sequence ATGCCCGAAGCCGTCATCGTCTCGACCGCCCGCTCGCCCATCGGCCGCGCTTTCAAGGGCTCCCTGAAGGACCTGCGCCCGGACGACCTCACCGCCACGATCATCCAGGCGGCGCTCGCCAAGGTTCCCGAGCTGGACCCGAGGGACATCGACGACCTGATGCTCGGCTGCGGCCTCCCCGGCGGTGAGCAGGGCAACAACCTCGGCCGCATCGTGGCGGTGCAGATGGGGATGGACCACCTCCCCGGCTGCACGGTCACCCGCTACTGTTCCTCGTCCTTGCAGACCAGCCGCATGGCCCTGCACGCCATCAAGGCCGGCGAGGGCGACGTCTTCATCTCGGCCGGCGTCGAACTGGTCTCCCGGTTCACCAAGGGCAACTCCGACAGCCTGCCCGACACGCACAACCCGTTCTTCGCCGAGGCCGAGGCCCGCACCGCGGCCGTCGCGGCCCAGGAGGGCACCACCTGGCACGACCCGCGCGAGGACGGCCTCGTGCCCGACGCCTACATCGCGATGGGCCAGACCGCCGAGAACCTCGCCCGCCTCAAGGGCGTCACCCGCCAGGACATGGACGAGTTCGGCGTCCGCTCGCAGAACCTCGCCGAGGAAGCCATCAAGAACGGCTTCTGGGAGCGGGAGATCACCCCGGTGACGCTCCCCGACGGCACGGTCGTCAGCAAGGACGACGGTCCGCGCGCCGGCGTCACGCTGGAGGGTGTCCAGGGCCTGAAGCCGGTCTTCCGCCCCGACGGCATGGTCACCGCCGCCAACTGCTGCCCGCTGAACGACGGCGCCGCCGCGCTCGTCGTCATGAGCGACACCAAGGCCCGCGAGCTCGGCCTCACCCCGCTCGCCCGCATCGTGTCGACCGGCGTCTCCGGACTCTCCCCCGAGATCATGGGTCTCGGCCCGGTCGAGGCGAGCAAGCAGGCCCTGGGCCGCGCCGGCCTCACCGTCGGCGACATCGACCTGGTCGAGATCAACGAGGCGTTCGCCGCCCAGGTGATCCCCTCCTACCGCGACCTCGGCATCGACCTCGACAAGGTGAACGTCAACGGCGGCGCCATCGCCGTCGGCCACCCCTTCGGCATGACGGGCGCCCGCATCACCGGCACGCTCATCAACTCCCTCCAGTTCCACGACAAGCAGTTCGGCCTGGAGACGATGTGCGTCGGCGGCGGCCAGGGCATGGCGATGGTCATCGAGCGCCTGAGCTGA
- a CDS encoding SGNH/GDSL hydrolase family protein — protein MTSMSRARVARRIAAGAAYGGGGIGLAGAAAVGLVVAEVHLARRQVNHNGSQPHVPHADGRYGVTYDAPGPGKEPLRLTMLGDSTAAGQGVHRSGQTPGALLASGLAAVAERPVELRNVALPGAQSDDLDRQVTLVLAGSDRVPDVCVIMIGANDVTHRMPATRSVRHLSSAVRRLRTAGAEVVVGTCPDLGTIEPVQQPLRWLARRASRQLAAAQTIGAVEQGGRTVSLGDLLGPEFEANPRELFGPDHYHPSAEGYATAAMAVLPTVCAALGLWPADEERPDVSRREGFLPVARAAAEAASEPGTEVTAAMPTGPRGPWALLKRRRRRRVSEPGADLPDERLTAPGEPPARRA, from the coding sequence ATGACGAGCATGTCGAGGGCGAGAGTGGCCCGGCGCATCGCGGCCGGCGCGGCCTATGGCGGCGGCGGCATCGGACTGGCCGGGGCGGCCGCGGTCGGGCTGGTGGTCGCCGAGGTGCATCTGGCCCGGCGCCAGGTGAACCACAACGGGTCCCAGCCGCACGTCCCCCACGCGGACGGCCGCTACGGCGTCACCTACGACGCCCCCGGGCCCGGCAAGGAACCCCTGCGCCTGACGATGCTGGGCGACTCCACGGCCGCGGGCCAGGGCGTCCACCGCTCCGGCCAGACCCCCGGAGCCCTGCTGGCCTCGGGCCTGGCGGCGGTCGCCGAGCGGCCGGTGGAGCTGCGCAACGTGGCGCTTCCGGGCGCCCAGTCGGACGACCTCGACCGTCAGGTCACACTGGTCCTCGCGGGCTCGGACCGGGTGCCCGACGTCTGCGTGATCATGATCGGCGCGAACGACGTGACCCATCGCATGCCGGCCACCCGCTCGGTCCGTCACCTGTCCTCGGCGGTACGGCGGCTGCGCACGGCCGGCGCGGAGGTGGTCGTCGGCACCTGTCCCGACCTGGGGACGATCGAGCCGGTCCAGCAGCCGCTGCGCTGGCTGGCGCGCCGGGCCTCACGTCAGCTGGCGGCCGCCCAGACGATCGGCGCGGTCGAGCAGGGCGGCCGCACGGTCTCCCTGGGCGACCTGCTGGGCCCCGAGTTCGAGGCCAATCCGCGCGAGCTGTTCGGCCCCGACCACTACCACCCCTCCGCGGAGGGGTACGCGACGGCGGCGATGGCGGTCCTCCCCACGGTCTGCGCGGCCCTCGGCCTCTGGCCGGCGGACGAGGAACGCCCGGACGTCTCCCGCCGCGAGGGGTTCCTGCCGGTGGCCCGAGCGGCGGCGGAGGCAGCTTCGGAGCCCGGCACGGAAGTCACGGCGGCGATGCCCACCGGGCCCCGGGGTCCCTGGGCCCTGCTGAAGCGCCGCCGCCGGCGGCGGGTGTCGGAACCCGGGGCCGACCTCCCCGACGAGCGCCTGACCGCCCCCGGTGAGCCGCCTGCCCGACGGGCCTGA
- a CDS encoding cystathionine beta-synthase — translation MQFHDSMISLVGNTPLVKLNNVTQGIRATVLAKVEYFNPGGSVKDRIALRMIEAAEESGELRPGGTIVEPTSGNTGVGLAIVAQQKGYKCIFVCPDKVSTDKINVLRAYGAEVVVCPTAVDPEHPDSYYNVSDRLVRETPGAWKPDQYSNPHNPLSHYHSTGPELWEQTDGRITHFVTGVGTGGTISGTGRYLKDVSEGRVQVVGADPEGSVYSGGSGRPYLVEGVGEDFWPSAYDRTVADEIVPVSDKDSFQMTRRLAKEEGLLVGGSCGMAVVAALRVAERLGPDDVVVVLLPDSGRGYLSKIFNDEWMADYGFLEDEGPSARVADVLNDKVHGAIPSLVHMHPDETVGQAIEVLREYGVSQMPIVKPGAGHPDVMAAEVVGSVVERELLDALFTQRASLDDPLEKHMSAPLPQVGSGEPVGDLMSVLGTADAAIVLVEGKPTGVVSRQDLLAFLARGGK, via the coding sequence GTGCAATTCCACGACTCGATGATCAGCCTCGTCGGCAACACCCCGCTGGTGAAGCTCAACAACGTGACCCAGGGCATCCGGGCGACTGTCCTGGCCAAGGTGGAGTACTTCAACCCGGGCGGTTCCGTGAAGGACCGCATCGCGCTGCGCATGATCGAGGCGGCGGAGGAGAGCGGCGAACTCCGGCCGGGCGGCACGATCGTCGAGCCGACCAGCGGAAACACCGGGGTCGGGCTCGCCATCGTGGCGCAGCAGAAGGGGTACAAGTGCATCTTCGTGTGCCCCGACAAGGTGTCGACGGACAAGATCAACGTGCTGCGGGCCTACGGCGCCGAGGTCGTGGTCTGCCCCACCGCCGTGGACCCCGAGCACCCGGACTCCTACTACAACGTCTCCGACCGGCTGGTGCGTGAGACGCCGGGCGCGTGGAAGCCGGACCAGTACTCCAACCCCCACAACCCGCTCTCCCACTACCACTCCACCGGCCCCGAGCTGTGGGAGCAGACGGACGGGCGGATCACCCACTTCGTGACCGGCGTCGGCACCGGTGGCACCATCTCCGGCACCGGCCGCTACCTGAAGGACGTCAGCGAGGGCCGGGTCCAGGTCGTCGGCGCCGACCCCGAGGGGTCCGTGTACTCCGGCGGGTCCGGGCGGCCGTACCTGGTCGAGGGCGTGGGTGAGGACTTCTGGCCGAGCGCCTACGACCGGACCGTCGCCGACGAGATCGTCCCGGTCTCCGACAAGGACTCCTTCCAGATGACCCGGCGGCTCGCGAAGGAGGAGGGTCTGCTGGTCGGCGGCTCCTGCGGGATGGCCGTCGTGGCCGCCCTGCGCGTCGCCGAGCGGCTGGGCCCGGACGACGTCGTCGTCGTCCTCCTGCCGGACAGCGGCCGCGGTTACCTGAGCAAGATCTTCAACGACGAGTGGATGGCCGACTACGGCTTCCTCGAGGACGAGGGCCCCAGCGCCCGCGTCGCCGACGTCCTCAACGACAAGGTGCACGGCGCCATCCCGTCCCTCGTCCACATGCACCCGGACGAGACGGTCGGTCAGGCCATCGAGGTGCTGCGCGAGTACGGCGTCTCCCAGATGCCGATCGTGAAGCCGGGCGCCGGCCACCCGGACGTCATGGCCGCCGAGGTCGTCGGGTCGGTCGTGGAGCGGGAGCTGCTGGACGCGCTGTTCACCCAGCGGGCCTCCCTCGACGACCCGCTGGAGAAGCACATGTCCGCCCCGCTGCCCCAGGTCGGTTCCGGTGAGCCGGTCGGGGACCTGATGTCGGTGCTCGGCACCGCGGACGCGGCGATCGTCCTCGTCGAGGGCAAGCCGACCGGCGTCGTCAGCCGCCAGGACCTGCTGGCCTTCCTCGCCAGGGGCGGGAAGTAA
- a CDS encoding helix-turn-helix transcriptional regulator: MDGDLGDFLRSRRARIQPEEVGLPSHGRRRVPGLRREEVAQLAGVSVDYYIRLEQGRGAGDPSRTKSGGVSDAVLDAVARVLRLDDTEHAYLHAVARPRRPNGRPAGHSVRPGVQALLDSMERTPAFVLDQRMDVLAWNTLADAVFGYGGTAPDGRSIPRHVFLDPGSRDFYPEWSAVAVQCVAHLRMLAGHHQDDRRLTALVGELSLKSEDFRRLWADHPVRECAYGVKRIQHPVAGLLTFPYETLAVSADPDQSLLVYTPEAGSGTEERLRLLGSWRATPVRTSS; this comes from the coding sequence ATGGACGGGGACCTCGGAGATTTTCTGCGCTCGCGCCGCGCCCGCATCCAGCCCGAGGAGGTCGGACTGCCCTCGCACGGGCGCCGACGGGTACCCGGTCTGCGACGCGAGGAGGTCGCGCAGCTGGCCGGAGTGAGCGTCGACTACTACATCCGCCTGGAACAGGGCAGAGGCGCCGGGGATCCCTCCCGGACGAAGTCCGGGGGAGTCAGCGACGCGGTCCTGGACGCCGTGGCGCGCGTACTGCGCCTGGACGACACGGAGCACGCCTACCTGCACGCCGTCGCCCGTCCCCGCAGGCCGAACGGGCGCCCGGCGGGGCACAGCGTCCGCCCGGGCGTGCAGGCGCTGCTCGACAGCATGGAGCGCACCCCGGCCTTCGTGCTGGACCAGCGGATGGACGTGCTGGCGTGGAACACCCTCGCCGACGCGGTCTTCGGCTACGGCGGCACCGCGCCCGACGGCCGCAGCATCCCGCGGCACGTCTTCCTGGACCCCGGCTCCCGCGACTTCTACCCGGAGTGGTCCGCGGTGGCCGTCCAGTGCGTGGCACATCTGCGGATGCTGGCGGGCCATCACCAGGACGACCGCCGGCTGACCGCGCTCGTCGGGGAACTCTCGCTGAAGAGCGAGGACTTCCGCCGGCTGTGGGCCGATCACCCGGTCCGGGAGTGCGCGTACGGGGTGAAGCGGATCCAGCACCCGGTCGCGGGCCTGCTGACCTTCCCGTACGAGACGCTGGCGGTGTCGGCGGACCCGGACCAGTCCCTGCTGGTCTACACCCCGGAGGCGGGCTCCGGGACGGAGGAGCGGCTGCGGCTCCTGGGCAGCTGGAGGGCGACGCCGGTCCGGACGTCGTCCTGA
- a CDS encoding SDR family oxidoreductase — MSHENQNQYASLAGRTAVVTGAASGIGEAVAVLLAASGARVALLARRGDRLESVVGKIRADGGQALAVVADVTDDASVDAAVAGVHEAYGRVDLVVNNAGVMLPNPVDDGRIDEWRRMLDTNVTGVLRVIRAFTGDLVGAAAEGRAADLVNVSSIAAHIAFPNYGVYGATKAAVTYLSQALRIEFGPRDVRVTNVEPGLTETELATHLDNAELAGQLDGMFDAIGGLSAAEIADVVGYATSRPRHVNLRQIMVLPTRQA; from the coding sequence ATGTCGCACGAGAACCAGAACCAGTACGCGAGCCTCGCGGGGCGTACCGCCGTCGTCACCGGGGCCGCCAGCGGGATCGGTGAGGCGGTGGCCGTGCTGCTCGCCGCCTCGGGCGCCCGGGTCGCGCTGCTGGCCCGGCGCGGGGACCGCCTGGAGTCGGTCGTCGGGAAGATCCGCGCCGACGGAGGCCAGGCCCTGGCCGTCGTCGCCGACGTCACCGACGACGCGTCGGTGGACGCGGCCGTCGCCGGCGTCCACGAGGCCTACGGGCGCGTCGACCTGGTCGTCAACAACGCCGGCGTCATGCTGCCGAACCCCGTCGACGACGGCCGGATCGACGAGTGGCGGCGGATGCTCGACACCAACGTCACCGGAGTGCTGCGGGTCATCCGTGCCTTCACCGGCGACCTGGTGGGCGCCGCCGCCGAGGGGCGCGCCGCAGACCTGGTGAACGTCTCGTCCATCGCCGCGCACATCGCGTTCCCGAACTACGGGGTGTACGGCGCCACCAAGGCGGCCGTCACCTATCTCTCGCAGGCCCTGCGCATCGAGTTCGGGCCGCGTGACGTGCGGGTCACCAACGTGGAGCCGGGGCTGACCGAGACCGAGCTGGCGACCCACCTCGACAACGCCGAGCTGGCCGGGCAGCTGGACGGCATGTTCGACGCGATCGGCGGGCTGTCCGCGGCCGAGATCGCCGACGTCGTCGGCTACGCCACCAGCCGCCCCCGGCACGTCAACCTGCGACAGATCATGGTGCTGCCCACCCGGCAGGCGTGA
- a CDS encoding ABC transporter substrate-binding protein, which yields MNRRMILGGLFAAATVPALTACASGITSLDNEGATSGGGGSSKDGVTIGTANFTENQVLGYLYAAVLSAAGVKVKVRPNLGTREIVIPALRSGDIDLLPEYQGALLNYLDPKATAAEEGAMQNALTLALPSGLQVLPYGLAEDSDAFVVTRETAKKYALTSLADLKKQNGRLVLGAAPEVKKRQVGVIGLKDVYGVDFKEFKSLDSDGPLVKGALKKGDVDVANLFTTDTDIEANDWVVLTDPENLIPSQHIVPLIADRKADSTVRKALAKLGNVLTTAQLTELNRQVDKDKKDPEDVANAYAKQHGLTK from the coding sequence ATGAACCGACGCATGATCCTCGGCGGCCTGTTCGCGGCCGCGACCGTCCCCGCCCTGACCGCCTGCGCGAGCGGCATCACCTCCCTCGACAACGAGGGCGCCACCTCCGGCGGCGGCGGCTCCAGCAAGGACGGGGTCACCATCGGCACCGCCAACTTCACCGAGAACCAGGTACTGGGCTACCTCTACGCGGCCGTCCTGTCGGCGGCCGGTGTGAAGGTGAAGGTCCGCCCCAACCTCGGCACCCGGGAGATCGTGATCCCCGCCCTCAGGAGCGGCGACATCGATCTGCTGCCCGAGTACCAGGGCGCCCTTCTCAACTACCTCGACCCGAAGGCCACCGCCGCGGAGGAGGGCGCCATGCAGAACGCCCTCACCCTCGCCCTGCCGTCCGGCCTCCAGGTCCTCCCCTACGGCCTGGCCGAGGACTCCGACGCCTTCGTCGTCACCAGGGAGACCGCGAAGAAGTACGCGCTGACCTCACTCGCCGATCTGAAGAAGCAGAACGGCAGGCTGGTGCTGGGCGCGGCCCCCGAGGTGAAGAAGCGTCAGGTCGGCGTGATCGGTCTCAAGGACGTCTACGGGGTGGACTTCAAGGAGTTCAAGTCCCTCGACTCCGACGGCCCGCTGGTCAAGGGCGCCCTGAAGAAGGGCGACGTGGACGTGGCGAACCTCTTCACCACCGACACCGACATCGAGGCCAACGACTGGGTCGTCCTGACCGATCCGGAAAACCTGATCCCCAGCCAGCACATCGTCCCCCTGATCGCCGACCGCAAGGCCGACTCCACCGTCCGCAAGGCCCTGGCGAAGCTCGGCAACGTCCTCACCACCGCCCAGCTCACCGAGCTCAACCGCCAGGTGGACAAGGACAAGAAGGACCCGGAGGACGTGGCGAACGCCTACGCGAAACAGCACGGGCTGACGAAGTAA
- a CDS encoding ABC transporter permease: MFELFKNLGGWLTSGAQWSGSDGIAHRLAEHLQYSLLATLVATAIGLPIGLLIGHTGRGAFVAINLASFGRALPTVGLVVLVFLAGGLSMLPVYVALVALAVPSIVTNTYAGMTAVDPDVKDAARGQGMRGHQVLFQVELPLALPLIMTGLRLALIQVVATATIAAYVSFGGLGRYVFDGLAQRDLVQVLGGAALVAAVAIVLDLALSGVQRLLFRHRPAQTV; encoded by the coding sequence ATGTTCGAACTGTTCAAGAACCTCGGCGGCTGGCTGACCAGCGGCGCCCAGTGGTCCGGCTCGGACGGCATCGCGCACCGCCTGGCCGAACACCTCCAGTACTCGCTGCTGGCCACCCTCGTCGCGACCGCGATCGGCCTCCCGATCGGCCTGCTGATCGGCCACACCGGGCGCGGCGCGTTCGTCGCGATCAACCTGGCCTCCTTCGGCCGGGCCCTGCCGACCGTCGGCCTGGTGGTCCTGGTCTTCCTGGCCGGCGGACTGTCGATGCTGCCCGTCTACGTCGCGCTCGTCGCCCTCGCCGTCCCGTCGATCGTCACCAACACCTACGCCGGAATGACCGCCGTGGACCCCGATGTGAAGGACGCGGCACGCGGTCAGGGCATGCGGGGCCACCAGGTCCTGTTCCAGGTGGAACTGCCGCTGGCCCTCCCCCTGATCATGACCGGCCTGCGCCTCGCGCTCATCCAGGTCGTCGCGACGGCCACCATCGCCGCGTACGTCTCCTTCGGCGGCCTCGGCCGCTACGTCTTCGACGGCCTCGCCCAGCGCGACCTCGTCCAGGTGCTCGGGGGCGCGGCGCTGGTCGCCGCCGTCGCCATCGTCCTGGACCTCGCGCTCTCGGGCGTTCAGCGCCTCCTCTTCCGGCACCGCCCGGCACAGACCGTCTAG
- a CDS encoding ABC transporter permease, translating into MSIDWSWIADHTDDLTTLTISHLQAALTAVLLGLLISLPLAVIAHRVRPLRGFLLGLSNVLFTIPSIAIFVLLLPVSGLTRTTTVIGLTVYTLVVLLRNTVEGLDSVPAKTKEAARAMGTRPLRTLLTVEFPLALPVIMAGVRIATVMSISLVSVATYIGDGGLGQLFTDGFQRNFPTPVIAGVVLTILLAVVADALLVGVQYLLTPWKRRRA; encoded by the coding sequence ATGAGCATCGACTGGTCCTGGATAGCGGACCACACCGACGACCTGACCACCCTCACGATCTCCCACCTCCAGGCCGCGCTGACCGCGGTCCTCCTCGGCCTGCTGATCAGCCTCCCCCTCGCGGTGATCGCCCACCGGGTCCGCCCCCTGCGCGGCTTCCTGCTCGGCCTGTCCAACGTCCTGTTCACGATCCCGTCGATCGCGATCTTCGTTCTGCTGCTGCCGGTCAGCGGCCTCACCCGCACCACCACCGTCATCGGCCTGACGGTCTACACCCTGGTCGTGCTGCTGCGGAACACGGTCGAGGGGCTCGACTCGGTCCCCGCGAAGACCAAGGAGGCGGCCAGGGCGATGGGCACGCGCCCCCTGCGCACGCTCCTCACCGTCGAGTTCCCGCTCGCACTCCCCGTGATCATGGCGGGCGTCCGCATCGCGACGGTCATGTCGATCTCCCTGGTCTCCGTCGCCACCTACATCGGCGACGGCGGCCTCGGCCAGCTGTTCACCGACGGCTTCCAGCGCAACTTCCCGACCCCGGTGATCGCGGGAGTGGTCCTCACCATCCTCCTGGCGGTCGTCGCCGACGCGCTGCTGGTCGGCGTCCAGTACCTCCTCACCCCGTGGAAGAGGCGGCGAGCCTGA
- a CDS encoding ABC transporter ATP-binding protein, giving the protein MIQFDAVHKRFPNGTTAVHDLSLHMPEGGVTVLVGSSGCGKTTTLRMINRMVDPTSGTIEVGGKDVTRQDAAELRRSIGYVIQQSGLFPHRTVLDNIATVPLLLGHGRRRARARAAELLETVGLSADSGKRYPHQLSGGQQQRVGVARALAADPPVLLMDEPFGAVDPVVRTQLQDELLRLQKELSKTIVFVTHDIDEAVRLGDQIAVFRTGGHLVQCASPAELLARPADDFVADFLGAERGLKLLSLKTLADVPQGPAPEGGAWTLVLDEARKPLHWASKDAAGTAVPVRPLRDADSLLSALNESVASPTGLVARVDAGGALTGVTSREDIHTHAGRAHTEARVAA; this is encoded by the coding sequence ATGATCCAGTTCGACGCGGTCCACAAGCGCTTCCCCAACGGCACGACAGCGGTTCACGATCTCTCCCTCCACATGCCGGAGGGCGGCGTCACCGTACTGGTCGGTTCCTCCGGTTGCGGCAAGACGACCACCCTGCGGATGATCAACCGGATGGTCGACCCGACCTCCGGAACCATCGAGGTGGGCGGCAAGGACGTCACCCGCCAGGACGCGGCCGAACTGCGCCGCTCCATCGGATACGTCATCCAGCAGTCGGGACTCTTCCCCCACCGCACGGTGCTCGACAACATCGCCACCGTGCCGCTGCTGCTGGGCCACGGCCGGCGCAGGGCCCGCGCCCGCGCCGCCGAACTGCTGGAGACCGTCGGCCTGTCCGCCGACTCCGGCAAGCGCTACCCGCACCAGTTGTCCGGCGGCCAGCAGCAGCGGGTCGGCGTGGCCCGCGCGCTCGCCGCCGACCCGCCGGTACTCCTCATGGACGAGCCGTTCGGCGCGGTCGACCCCGTGGTCCGCACCCAGCTCCAGGACGAACTGCTGCGGCTCCAGAAGGAGTTGAGCAAGACCATCGTCTTCGTCACGCACGACATCGACGAGGCTGTCCGGCTCGGCGACCAGATCGCCGTGTTCCGCACGGGCGGCCACCTGGTCCAGTGCGCCTCACCCGCCGAACTGCTCGCCCGCCCGGCCGACGACTTCGTGGCCGACTTCCTCGGCGCCGAGCGGGGCCTGAAGCTGCTCTCGCTGAAGACCCTCGCGGACGTCCCCCAGGGCCCCGCTCCCGAGGGCGGCGCCTGGACCCTCGTACTCGACGAGGCCCGCAAGCCGCTGCACTGGGCGTCGAAGGACGCCGCCGGCACCGCCGTACCCGTGCGCCCCCTCAGGGACGCCGACTCCCTGCTGTCCGCGCTCAACGAGTCGGTCGCCTCCCCGACCGGGCTCGTCGCCCGCGTCGACGCGGGCGGCGCCCTCACCGGCGTCACCTCCCGCGAGGACATCCACACCCACGCCGGCCGGGCCCACACCGAGGCACGGGTGGCCGCATGA
- a CDS encoding aromatic amino acid ammonia-lyase produces MSSRMVDAPAGAGSGLVVLDGIALGVADVARLADRTARPVPGTDATKRMTESWDAARRIAATGRVYGRSTGVGANRNEDVPTEAAAEHGLRLLRSHAGAIGEELPARQVRAMLAVRANQLLAGGAGLRPGVVTALCEALESGAYPVVNEFGSVGTGDLAALAQVGLALVGEHPWRGAGAPEPQQLDNNDALALISSNALTLGQSALALHELRGLLEATQVVAALSLLAVDGSHEAYAAPVHAARPHRGSAETARRMRELIGAQDRPTPPLGRIQDPYGFRCLPQIHGPAHDAADTLENVVGIEINAAAENPLICAEDMAAYHHGGFYQAQLSLALDHFRLALTQVARLSTSRLSTLNEPAYTRLRPFLADPEPASSGVMILEYAAAAALGDLRAFSAPASLGHAVLSRGVEEQASFASLAARQTLRACAAYRLVVGCELVAAVRALRQRELRPEPGLPVGRALELAEAVLDAEQADRPLTEDVRAAAALLDRFTDIWRGSGA; encoded by the coding sequence ATGTCGTCTCGGATGGTGGACGCCCCCGCTGGGGCGGGTTCCGGACTCGTCGTCCTCGACGGGATCGCCCTCGGTGTCGCGGACGTCGCCCGCCTCGCCGACCGGACCGCCCGGCCGGTCCCCGGCACCGACGCGACGAAGCGGATGACCGAGTCCTGGGACGCCGCCCGCCGCATCGCCGCCACCGGTCGCGTCTACGGCCGCTCCACCGGGGTCGGCGCCAACCGGAACGAGGACGTGCCCACCGAGGCGGCCGCCGAGCACGGTCTGCGCCTGCTGCGCAGCCACGCCGGCGCCATCGGCGAGGAACTGCCCGCCCGGCAGGTCCGGGCCATGCTCGCCGTCCGCGCCAACCAGCTGCTCGCCGGGGGAGCCGGCCTGCGGCCCGGTGTCGTCACGGCCCTGTGCGAAGCACTGGAGAGCGGGGCCTACCCGGTCGTCAACGAGTTCGGCTCGGTGGGCACCGGGGACCTCGCGGCGCTGGCCCAGGTCGGGCTCGCGCTGGTGGGGGAGCACCCCTGGCGCGGCGCCGGAGCCCCCGAGCCGCAGCAGCTCGACAACAACGACGCCCTCGCCCTCATCAGCAGCAACGCCCTCACCCTCGGCCAGTCCGCCCTCGCCCTGCACGAACTGCGCGGGCTGCTGGAGGCCACCCAGGTGGTCGCCGCGCTCTCGCTGCTCGCCGTGGACGGCTCGCACGAGGCGTACGCGGCCCCGGTGCACGCCGCCCGACCGCACCGGGGCTCCGCCGAGACCGCCCGCCGCATGCGCGAGCTGATCGGCGCGCAGGACCGGCCCACGCCGCCCCTCGGCAGGATCCAGGACCCCTACGGCTTCCGCTGCCTGCCCCAGATCCACGGCCCCGCGCACGATGCCGCCGACACCCTGGAGAACGTGGTCGGCATCGAGATCAACGCGGCCGCCGAGAACCCGCTCATCTGCGCGGAGGACATGGCCGCCTATCACCACGGCGGCTTCTACCAGGCCCAACTCTCCCTGGCCCTGGACCACTTCAGGCTGGCGCTGACCCAGGTGGCCCGGCTGTCCACCTCCCGCCTGTCGACGCTCAACGAGCCGGCGTACACCCGGCTGCGGCCCTTCCTCGCCGACCCCGAGCCCGCCTCCTCCGGCGTGATGATCCTGGAGTACGCCGCCGCGGCCGCCCTGGGTGACCTGCGGGCCTTCTCCGCGCCCGCGTCGCTCGGCCACGCTGTACTCTCCCGGGGCGTCGAGGAACAGGCGAGTTTCGCCTCGCTCGCCGCCCGGCAGACACTGCGCGCCTGTGCCGCGTACCGTCTCGTCGTCGGCTGTGAACTCGTCGCCGCGGTACGGGCGCTGCGCCAGCGCGAGCTGCGGCCCGAGCCGGGGCTCCCGGTGGGGCGGGCGCTGGAGCTGGCCGAGGCGGTGCTCGACGCGGAACAGGCCGACCGGCCGCTCACGGAGGACGTGCGCGCGGCGGCCGCACTGCTGGACCGGTTCACGGACATCTGGAGGGGGAGCGGGGCATGA